A window of the Candidatus Gastranaerophilales bacterium genome harbors these coding sequences:
- a CDS encoding flagellin, protein MALVINTNVTSNMVQRNLNNANAGVNQSIERLSTGFKINKASDDAAGLSIAEGFKAQVSGSQIAKSNTEHGINLLQTAEGDMSVIQENLQRVRDLTVQAANGTYSTSERTMLLSEVKARFQEITRLANVSSFSEIPLLSNNGTNLTLQIGANTGADNRLAIGDALIKMTATALSAQFSGANLDTNFKTSVSASDFITTIDEAISKVTDARAKIGAYQNRLESALESLDIKYENLSSSLSQIRDADVAKESATLTKEQILQQASASLLSQANQNPSIALQLIG, encoded by the coding sequence ATGGCACTAGTAATCAACACAAATGTTACCTCAAACATGGTACAAAGAAACCTAAACAACGCAAATGCGGGTGTTAACCAATCAATTGAACGTTTGTCAACAGGTTTCAAAATCAACAAAGCATCAGATGATGCAGCGGGATTATCAATTGCAGAAGGCTTTAAAGCACAGGTAAGCGGCAGTCAAATTGCTAAATCCAACACTGAACACGGTATTAATCTGCTTCAAACTGCTGAAGGTGATATGTCCGTTATTCAGGAAAACCTTCAAAGAGTCAGAGATTTGACTGTCCAGGCAGCAAACGGAACTTATTCTACTTCAGAAAGAACAATGCTTCTATCAGAAGTTAAAGCTCGTTTCCAGGAAATCACAAGGCTTGCTAATGTATCTTCATTCAGTGAAATACCTTTACTAAGCAATAACGGTACAAATTTAACACTTCAAATCGGTGCAAACACAGGAGCTGACAACAGATTAGCAATAGGTGATGCTCTTATTAAAATGACAGCTACCGCATTGAGCGCTCAATTTTCTGGCGCAAATTTAGACACTAACTTCAAAACATCAGTAAGCGCATCTGACTTTATCACTACCATTGATGAAGCCATATCCAAAGTTACAGATGCAAGAGCTAAAATCGGCGCTTATCAAAACAGACTGGAATCTGCTCTTGAGAGTTTAGACATTAAGTATGAAAACCTATCATCCTCATTATCACAAATCAGGGATGCAGACGTAGCTAAGGAGTCTGCTACATTAACCAAGGAACAAATCTTGCAACAAGCATCCGCAAGTTTGTTATCTCAAGCAAATCAAAACCCATCAATTGCTTTACAACTTATCGGTTAG